From the Coregonus clupeaformis isolate EN_2021a unplaced genomic scaffold, ASM2061545v1 scaf2937, whole genome shotgun sequence genome, one window contains:
- the LOC123489275 gene encoding 5-hydroxytryptamine receptor 1A-alpha-like, with protein MDFINNSSNNSNSTTAFPDVVDVIPRWGDNENATGSRSVPEVELSYQVVTSLLLCALILCSIFGNACVVAAIALERSLQNVANYLIGSLAVTDLMVSVLVLPMAALYQVLNKWTLGQEICDIFISLDVLCCTSSILHLCAIALDRYWAITDPIDYVNKRTPRRAVLLISVTWLIGFSISIPPMLGWRKAEDRANPDACTISQDPGYTIYSTFGAFYIPLILMLVLYGRIFKAARFQVWKTVKKSEKAKVSDKCLAVSPAIFHKKINGEAGGKNWKRSVEPTSNSPCVNGSVKHGEDGESLEIIEVSNNSKNHLPLPNTPQSSQGFENRNEKNTEAKRKIALYRERKTVKTLGIIMGTFIFCWLPFFIVALVLPFCAESCYMPEWLGAVINWLGYSNSLLNPIIYAYFNKDFQSAFTKIIRCKFHSPDSPDCCPKADCTSEVKLK; from the exons ATGGATTTTATAAACAACAGCAGTAACAACAGCAATTCGACCACAGCCTTCCCCGACGTCGTGGATGTCATTCCAAGGTGGGGTGACAATGAGAATGCAACGGGGTCTAGAAGTGTGCCCGAGGTGGAGCTGAGTTACCAGGTGGTCACCTCTCTGCTGCTCTGCGCGCTCATCCTCTGTTCCATATTCGGCAATGCGTGCGTCGTCGCAGCCATTGCGCTGGAGAGGTCGCTCCAAAACGTGGCCAACTATCTGATCGGCTCGCTAGCCGTCACAGACCTCATGGTATCGGTTCTGGTACTACCCATGGCAGCCCTCTACCAAGTCCTGAACAAATGGACTCTGGGACAGGAGATATGTGATATATTCATCTCATTGGACGTGTTGTGCTGCACGTCGTCCATTTTGCATCTGTGCGCAATTGCCCTGGACAGGTACTGGGCTATCACGGACCCCATAGACTATGTGAACAAAAGGACACCCAGGCGAGCCGTGCTGTTAATCAGCGTGACTTGGCTGATTGGATTCTCAATCTCCATCCCGCCCATGTTAGGCTGGAGGAAAGCCGAGGACAGGGCGAACCCGGACGCCTGCACCATCAGCCAGGACCCGGGCTACACCATCTACTCCACGTTCGGAGCATTTTACATCCCGCTCATCCTCATGCTGGTCCTCTACGGGCGGATATTCAAGGCAGCCAGGTTCCAGGTTTGGAAAACTGTGAAGAAATCGGAAAAGGCGAAAGTGTCGGACAAGTGCTTGGCCGTATCGCCCGCTATTTTTCACAAGAAGATCAATGGAGAGGCGGGGGGAAAGAATTGGAAGCGCAGTGTGGAACCTACATCCAACTCCCCGTGCGTAAACGGCTCCGTGAAGCACGGGGAGGACGGCGAGTCGTTGGAGATCATAGAAGTTAGCAACAATTCTAAGAACCACCTGCCTCTCCCCAACACTCCCCAGTCCTCACAAGGGTTTGAGAACAGGAACGAAAAGAACACGGAGGCTAAGAGGAAAATAGCTCTGTACAGGGAGAGGAAAACGGTAAAGACGCTCGGTATCATCATGGGGACTtttattttctgctggctgccgtTTTTCATCGTGGCGCTGGTCTTGCCTTTCTGTGCAGAGAGTTGTTACATGCCAGAGTGGCTGGGCGCCGTCATCAACTGGCTGGGCTATTCGAACTCTCTCCTAAACCCCATCATTTATGCCTACTTTAACAAAGACTTCCAAAGTGCTTTCACTAAGATCATAAGATGCAAATTCCACAGCC CAGATAGCCCTGACTGCTGCCCTAAGGCTGACTGCACCTCTGAGGTCAAACTCAAATAA